ACAATTCAATTGGGGTAAAAACATCCTGAAATATTTTGGTGGGAGATAAAAATAAACACACTCGCATAAATGTGCACACTCTTATATGTAGGGATATGACTGTGGTCAAAATTAACTGAATAttcaaactgatttttaaaagtagTCAATCAGTACACACCTGTCATCAATTAAAGTAAGACTGATCAACCCCAAATAAAGTTCAGCTATTTTTCTGATATTCACTCAGCTGCCTCTTACAGCAAATGGCTCCATTGTGATTGTAGGCTCCATAGAGGGACTATGAAAAAGAGTGGACAATTTTACTGTTTTCCAGGGTCATGTTTATCCTCTTTGGCTACCTTCCAACAAGCAACGTGGAATGTATACATTTGAACTAGCCTGTGTTGTCATATATTCCGAtacatgcataattttgtatacatttatttatcttGTCATGTTTATGCTTATATTAGAGGTGAAGACTCTTTAAAGGTTGTATGCCACATAATatcaattagtgtacattcaaagtgacaatattctattctattctactctactattcctattctatttatattttctattctattttctattttcttctctattctattctatgttctgttctattctctattctattatattctctattctattatattttatattctatattttattctccattctattctattctattttctattttcattttctattctattctctattttattttctattctattccatttttattctattctctgttctattctctattctattttctattctctattctattctctattctattctattctctattctattttctattctctattccagtgattttcaaccttttttgagccgcggcacattttttacatttacaaaactatggggcacattgagtggggatggggggggggcggctaaaaaaagtttggacaaaataattctctctttcttcctccctatttctccctccctccctctttctctctctttctcttttttctctctctccttccctctttctttctctcttccttccttcctcttttttgctctttctctccctccctacctccctctatgtctttcactctcccaccttccctccctctctccctctctttctttctttctctcttgttctctttctctctctcttcctttctttctctctctcttccttcctttctttctctctctctcgttctctttctttttccctctcttgctttctctctctctcttgctctctctctttctttctttctttctctctctgagcttcgcggcacacctgaccatgtctcatggcacactagtgtgccgcggcacactggttgaaaaacactgctctattctattctctattccattctattctctattctattttctatttttattttcatattctattctattctaattggaagccagatttatttcaCAACCGGATTACTAATTTATCCACCATGgggtgtttcacttaacaactgggtcaaGAAAAAGGTTGCAgaacggggcaaaattcactgaacAGTGATATCTCGCTGAACTACAGAAATGccgggtcgtaagttgaggactacctatattttacCTCATCCTTCTTTTCGGCCTGTGCTGCTTCCCTCCACGGGGCTCTCCCGGGAGACCCAACCTCGGATTTTCGCGGCTCTCCCCTTCCCACCACCCGCCTGCCACAGGAAAGCGCcggccggaggaggaggaggattccgCGTCAGCTATGCCATCAGCAGCCCAGCCTCGCTCCCCCTGCCGGGCAAGGAAGGACAAGAGCCGAAGATGGCGGTCCTTCCAGCCGCTGCAGCGGCGTCCGCGGCCACTTCCGAGCAGGTCGGTAGTCAGGCGGACGGAAGGAATGGGGGGTAGGGGAAGTCCGGGAAATTCGGGAAGCCGCCGAGGCTGAAGTTCGGGCGGGCAACATATGCAAAAGACTTGCGCTTGGCAAAGCggcggagaggaggaggaggaggacgtctctctcccccctcaaccCCAGTTTGGGCTTCATTGACGCGTCTGAGCTCGCTTCGGGGGGCCTCGAAGGGCGCTTGGAAGTCCGCCTCAAGGAGCGCCGGTCGACGGCCTGAGGGAAGAAGAACGCGTGAGAAAAGTCGCCTCAGCGACTCCGCGTAAACCAAGCGCCCCTGTGAGGCGCGCCACACCGCCCGTTATATTTGTGTTTTCTGAGGGGATTCTGAgggaatcctttttaaaaaatccctcacacacacacacaataataataataataataataataataataataataataataataataataataataataataacaacaacaacaacaacaacaacaacaacgcttGGTTGGGTGCATTGGCGAGTTTGCCCCTTGGCGGACGACCACGCCCGAAGCGGTGCCCCAGAGGGAGATTCCTTCCCAAGTAAGAGTTGCCCAGCCCGCCGTGCAAAGCAAAAAATAGACCCGCTACGAAGTGCCGGCCTCTCGCCAGAGCCTCGGCCGGCGTGTCCTgttgctggagggggggggggctccctggtggaaaaaaactCGCAAGATTCGGGAGGGGGGGTTCCCCTTCGCCCTGTAGTGTATATACATCCAGACCTAGACTGTATCGTTgtgggggttttgtttgttttgtttttatgtggAAATAGGCAtggttttctgtttttattttattattgtgttaTTGCCTGACACAAAGCATGAAATAAGTCTTTGGGGTATGTAGTATTTTGCTGTCTTGAATTTATTAGAGttttgtaagtgtgtgtgtgtatgttcagtatgtatgtatttatttatttatttatttatttatttagctgtcTTGAGtttattatatatactgtatataatatatatatatacatatactgtactgcttattttttttagcagtgtgtatgtaagtatgtatgtatgtcttggcATATTTAGGTTTCTCCCTGTGTAAGTTtcaaacttacatgggaagaaacccgaatatgctgaGATCTACATGCCTGTGTGTGTGAAAATCTAAAAAAACATAcagtatctatcaatctatctatctatctatctatctatctatctatctatctatctatctatctatctatctatttatatctatcttgtctgtctgtctgttctatctatctggatttatatgccgtccctctccaaaaactcagggcggcttacaatttaATTTGTAAGAATGAAGTACTGTAGggaaggggtgggagggaggcagtggggtagcaaaaatgtagctccaccccagagcacccaatttgtactgaaagatgttagaagaaaatgcaggacgtcctccataagccatgcccacagtgtggtagtaaaaattttagtagcccttcactactGTAAGGTCTCCTACCCAAACacagggttggactacaagacctccatggtcccttccaactctattgttattgttattattgaatgGTCTTTGTTTGCACTTCATTTTATCTTTTCTGTACCAAATGGTATTAATTTTTGTTGATctctagactgtgttgtttctccatgtcatataatatatgttaatataatatatcgatgatttatttatattgttatattacattatactatattacatttatatatatattatttatgaaaatatttactgacccttcgcatcctggacataaattgtttcaactcctaccttcaaaatgatgctatagagcactgcacaccaaaacaacttaGACACGAGAACAGtcttttcctgaacgccatcactctgctagatAAATAATTATctgaacactgtcaaactattcactaaggctgcagtactattagtcttctcatcgttcctatcacccatctcctcccacttatgactgtatgactgtaacttgttgcttatgatTTATATTCATATCGATCGTTTCCTGATTGCATATTTATACccaatgacaataattaagtgttgaacctcatgattcttgacaaatgtatcttttattttatgtacactgagaacatatgcaccaaaaacaaattccttgtgttggccaataaataattgaaGTCTAGCCTACTCTATCTAGTCTattttagtctagtctagtctgttCTAGTCTAtatgttatatttattatattatattttacattacattacattatatttattatattattatatttattatattatcatTTTTGTTTAACTGCCTGGTGCAAACTACAAAATGACtctttaaggcagtggttctcaacctgggggtcgggacccttttgggggtcgaataactgtttcacagggggCACCCAAGACCATGGGAATAgataaatttcccatagtgttaggaagtaaagcttctattctggcgccttggaacatatttttacaatccgaccaatcaggtgtttatagtgggggtgtccctctcaccttcctgccaatcagcttaaagctctgttgggagaactggcactagacttatggttgtgggtcaccacaacatgaggaaatgtattaaggggtcatggcattagaaaggttgagaaccactgctttaaggtATAGTATTTCACTATCTTGAGTTTGTTAGAGTTTTAATTTGCATGAATAGCCTTCATTTACTTGCCAATTTATCTTTTGTATCAAATGGTACTACCTACTTTTGGTTGGTCTATCTAGACTATGTTGTTTCTccatgtcatataatatatgtgggtatatgtgtaattttgtatttatttattcattcatttttatggaGCGCATGTAGGAGGTGGTGACCCCGAGAGCTGCatacaatttcattttaatgtatgctgattagtgttcattcaaagtgacaataaagttattctaagtctaaagTCTAACAAGGACAGTGGAGGAGATGTGGGAAACTGGGCGGCCCAAGCAGACTGCTACGCGCTCAGATAGCGGAAATTGGAGAGGACAGAAAAGGGCCAGCGAGCTTTGCAAAACTGAGAAAGTGAATTTGAAATAACACCCCCTTTGAAAAGCATTGTTGGGGACTGAAAAAATTTTCTTTTCAtgatattaacaaaaaaaatgattacaggtagtcctcaacttacgaccacaattcagcccgaaatttttgttgttaagtgagacatttgttaagtgagttttgccccatgttacgacctttcttgctacagttgctaaatgaatcattgcagacAGTGGATTCTGGCTTTATGACCACTGCCacaaaaggttataaaatgaggTTAGATGATGTGGTGACCTACTTTATGTCCGTCATGACTTAACAACCGAAATGCCTAGGCTCAATCatggtcataattcaaggacGACATGCTCTTTAACGAtggttgaaatattttttaacttCTGCTCCCTTTCTCCAGGATGTaattattttgtaaataaaataatggtATATTCAATATAGTAGATGTTTTCTGATCATTTtgaaacttttaaatattagaagcAATTCTTTCTGCAATCATCATCTTGCGGAAGAAATGAAATATTATCTAATCCGGTTCCCATATTGTGTGTTTGGCTGAAATTTCAGCAAAGCTCAAATGGCCCCATGAAGAAATCGATGCGAGAAAAGGCCGTGGAACGCAGAAATATTAACAAAGAGCATAACAGTAACTTCAAGGCTGGATATATCCCGATTGATGAAGATCGTCTACACAAAACTGGTTTGCGAGGCAGAAAAGGCAATTTGGCGATCTGTGTgctggtcctccttttcattttgGCTGTTGTTAATTTAATTGTAAGTATAACAATCTATATAATTAATTCTAGTTGACGATTTTCAGTTAGAACTCACTAACAACAGAAGAGGTTCCGTGTTGCTTCCTGATCAAGGGACAGAATAATTCGTCCTATCAATTCCATGCACTAAAAAAGTATTGAATACAAGGAGAggaaaaaacatgttttaaatatATCTTTCATTTTATAAAAGAAAGAATCTTAGCCATTCCTTatgcaggtggtcctcgacttatgaccacaattgagctccaaACTtccttgacacagttgttaattgctgcagttaagttagcaacatggctattaagtgaatctgattacccccttgactttgcttgtcagaaagtcaaaaaagaagatcacatgaccttgggacacggcAATGGTCAAAAGTATgaaacagttgccaagcatctgaattttgatcacatgaccatgggggcgGGGGTGCTGCAATATTCGTACACATGAAAACTAAttgtgtcacttttttcagtgctgttgttacattggccactaaatgaatgattgtaagttgagtaCTACTTATAAATTGTTTCCTATATTGTTTATAGGAAGCTGCCTGTCAGGGACATCATTCAAACTTGCTGTACCACAGATATTTCTCAAAAGTTTTGGAAAAGGTCCAAACATTCACAAATGGTTCAAATGCTAATTTGTTTTCCAAGTGATACAAATCTTTCAGAACTGTACAAACAATCTTTACTTTCTTAGATCACCGTACTAATTTGGACTGTAATTCGTATTGGACCTAATGGCTGCGATAGTATGGAATTTCATGATAGCGGATTACTAAGATTTAAACAAGATTCAGATATGGGAATTATACATCCATTGTATAAAAGCACGGTGGGAGGCCGACGGAACGAAGATTTGGTGATTGTTGGAGAAAATCAACCAGTAAGTGTGTGACTCCTGGCATATTATATTCAGTAtctaacatagttccctctaagctgagcagtgagcaatcactcacttaaaaatcatcatcaactcagagttttccaaacctgcccaggagccgagagggaaagagtgagagggaaggagagagaggggaagagaggaagagagagaaacagatagaaaaaagagatgaaagaaaagagaaagagaaagaatgggagtaaggaagagagaaagaaaatcaaaatctagtttgaaactagctcaactatttaagtggcattttgatattgatagagttgccctattatgagctcactgttatagacacacagtacagtattttattttgaaattctctgaggcaaaacagggtggggttttgttttttttgtttgtttgtttgtttgtttgtttattatttctgtgccgcccagtcccaaagggactgccactcagacactatacttttccgcccacccccccaaaaaattagagggaacactggtatctAAGATTTGGCTTCAGGCTACCTTGCTGAATATACTTGCTTATAAGACTTTAAGACTCACTGgtgtgtaagacacaccttactttttggggaggaaaataagaaaaaggctGCTTTGTGGGTGACTGGCCTCCTGGAATACCTCCAAACAGCTGTTCCTAACGTTGAACTTTAGCTTGTTGTTTGTGAGCTCTGTATCTTGTTTTTCCAGGCTCCAAAACCTCAGTTttagaggcttttttcagccccTGAAATCTCCATTCCAAGATTTTTCCAGTCCCTGAAACCTCTGTTTTCCGCTCCAGAAGCTTGGCaaggctacattcggtgtataagacacacccaaattttcactatcttttagggggggggaaagatgtgtcttatttttccaaaaatacagtatgtttggCTGGAATCTAAGAGGAGAATCTTCTTAATAGTACTTGTGGCATACCTGTGTACTAATGCCATATATTTCTGATAGTCCAAAATCTGGGTTTTAGTTATTGGTCACTTGTTTGCTTTGCTGGTTAGTGAAATTCTTTTGGTTGTGGACTTTTATTTCTGTGACCCTGGAAATTACAGTTTTCTTTCTCtcagttttaattgttttgttcaCTGCAATTTGTTGGATGCTGTCTTGCATTTataccttttaaaataaattgataaatGGCGTATTGAGATGAAAAGGCACTACCAATTAATAATTTAAGCATAATAAATTCTCTGTTATTAAATTCagcaccctctttctttcttttttaaagattgtATTTCAGCAGGGGGAAACAAAACTtagtgtggagaaaaataaaacttcaatTACCAGTGATATTGGAATGGAATTTGTTGACCCACGAACTCAAAACACTTTGTTTAGCACTGACTACAATACCCATGAGTTTAATTTGCCAAGTGGAgtaaaaattttaaatgttcaAAGAGCATCTACGGAAAGGGTATGGATTATATTTTGcttactttcaattgtaaatgTATAATATGTTtgagttttttaaataaatgacatCTAAAATGCATAATTTTAGTTATATTTTATTGAGATTTATATAAGTTTGCAATGTTCTTCACATAGCAAGCAGACAATAACTAAGATGTATCTAGTTAACCATTTAACAGAAAGATTTTGAATAATGGTACCACCGATTAGACTTCTGTATTTAAACAGATTACTGCAACTATATTCTACAACTACTTCTACATGCTATTTACTTGATtaactgtaatttatttatttgtcaaatgtaGACAACTACCCAACTTTGTAAAAGCTCTGGCCAGTGTATGACCATTTAAAACAgtgcaggtaatcctcgacttaacaactatttatttagcaaagttacaaacagtgctggaaaaaaatgacttaagaATGGTCTTCACACATGACCAtctcagcatccccatggtctcaTGAGCccgatttgggcacttggcagttGGCATGTTTCTACAATGGTAGATCATCATTTATGCACTTTCCACTTTGCTTCTGACTGGCAgagtcaatgggaagccagaaTTGCTTGATGACAATGTGATTTGCTCAACAACTACagcaaaaaatggtcataaaattagGTGCAATCCATTTAACAATCATATTGCTTAGTGACAGGTGTTCTGGTCTCAATTATaatctaagttgaggactatctgtaagagaaaaaatagaacaataaaaacaatgatttactatatttttcgtagtataagacgcacccttttaccccccaaaagagggttaaaacttggatgcgtcttatacaccaaatgtagcctcaCCCATCCACCTCCACTCTTTGGTTCCTGCCtggcagcaatttacctcctcacAGCAAACAGCAACAGAGCCTGCTtacacaagccactgattatctgccttccgacactcagctgattgattgctGGCAAgaccagtgctaaaaagaaagtgaaactaaagctgcaagctgcagggaggtaaattgctggaggGATCAGACTATGCTAAAACTGGctatttgttttttgctgcaagaaggtaagtcaataactataaatgcgcatagaatgttcaaattattatacttattttttaaagactgttttattattaacttaacaaaataaagctttttaaaataaatgcttgatctgaagaggcccagtgctattgtattttcttttaaatagcagagaatactacTAGAAAGCCTcatcaatttaaaatatttgtaaaagtataatctgaaatgtaatagTATCctattttaatattaagataaggcagctgagttaaaccatcacttagtcatgtttagagtagatctatttaaataattgggaggagttagtgtgattacattttcttaagaaaactttctgggataaatatactgccataatgtacattgcTCCAATTTGCTATCTCTATGGGTCAAgcatacatgcacagaaatacacagcaaacagtgtatatcacctgtgctgtttgctgtttggcaaattgctgggaggcagagattttttttcttgttttcctcccccaaaactaagatatgTCTtacactctggtgtgtcttatagtctgaaaaatatggtactgtaCTTCCAAAAGAGGTAAATCCAAAGAGCAAACATGCTGCCCCCAAACATCCTTGCAACAGTAGCACAAGACTCAGAAAACGCTAAGTTTTCATAAGCTTTTAAAAATGAGTTAGGGTAAGGGCAATTCAGATCTTGGGGGTCGTCAGGTGCCATGATGTACTGGCATAAGGTAAATGTTCCCCCCACACATATGTGCtggtcgttcctgactctagggggcagtgctcatctctgtttcaaagtccAAGAcccagcgctgtccaaagacatctccgtGGCCatcatgactaaatgccaaagcgCCATAGAATgggtgttaccttcccaccaatggTGGTACccgttgtgagtgctccttgtcatgtcagattctggagAGGATGAggcaggcccctctggataccctgggccaggatTACTATCTGAAGCAGAGAGCAAGAGTGACCttagtgagcctgaggaaccccTAGAGGGGGCTGATACGACAATGGGGGGTGGAAGTGGACCTAGTCAAAGGATGagaaagacattagagtggaaagtcagtggatggACCCTCACTATAAGATTGCTCAGAAGGTGGCAGgaattgcatagtaaaaggtattagtatATTGACTTAGCCTCTTTGGGTATGATAAAGGCAAAGGTTCTTGGAAAATTAGGTGTGGAGATTCAACATCGTTCAATAGAAAAGATGTGAGACTGGGGGTGTGATTGAAGATAGCTTTGAAACCATGATTTTTGCCTCAATAAAACTCGTCCTCTccttcagctggcaacccccctggcccagggtaacCAGATGGGCCTGGCTTATCCTCCTCAggatctgacatgacctgaggttaacaaggagcactcacaactgtccctattttttctacttgcattttttcgtGCTTTCAacctgctaggttggcaggagctgggacaaatAACAGGAGCTCACTGTGTTATACGGCACTAGGtattcgaaccactgaactgccaaccttctgatcgacaagctcagtgtcttatcCACTGAGCCACCGTGTCCCTGATATGTACTCATATGGAGGAATTCAATTCTAAGCATATCACTTACATAGAAACCGTACAGAATTCAGTTAGTGCTGCTCTGTAATGTTTGCATAAAGATAAGTTTCTGTAAACTAAAACAAATTTTGAATAAACTAATATTCAAAATGAGGTCaaattactcatgccctcatcacctcgaggctcgactactgtaatgctctctacatggggctacctttgaaaagtgttcggaaacttcagatcatgcaagaatgcagctgcaagagcaatcatgggcttcccaaggcatgcccatgttacaccaacactccgcagtctgcattggttgacgatcagtttccggtcacaattcaaagtgttggttatgacctataaaacccttcatggcaccggaccagaatatctccgggaccgccttctgccgcacgaatcccagcgaccggttaggtcccacagagttggccttctccgggtcccgtcgactaaacaatgtcatttggcgggacccaggagaagagccttctctgtggcggccccgaccctctggaaccagctccccccagatatcagagttgcctccaccctccttgcctttcgcaagctccttaaaatctacctctgtcgtcaggcatgggggaattgattttttttttctccctccccccctaggtttatagaatttataaatggtatgtttgttgatatgattggtctcttaaattggggttttttagattacttttttaatattagatttgttacattgttttttattattgttagccgccccgagtcttcggagaggggcagcatacaaatctaaataaactaaactaaactaaactaaactattctccaagagggcaggataagaagcaatggttggaaactgatcaaagggagaagcaacttagaactaaggagaaacttcctaacagttagGACAGTTAACCAATGGaaccagcttgcctccagaaattctgggcacttcatcactggaggtttttaagaagagagtaGACAGTCACTTATCGGAGATAGTataagttctcctgcttgagcacaaGGTTGGACTtttagacctccaaggtcccttccaac
This DNA window, taken from Erythrolamprus reginae isolate rEryReg1 chromosome 7, rEryReg1.hap1, whole genome shotgun sequence, encodes the following:
- the SGCB gene encoding beta-sarcoglycan, with the protein product MAVLPAAAAASAATSEQQSSNGPMKKSMREKAVERRNINKEHNSNFKAGYIPIDEDRLHKTGLRGRKGNLAICVLVLLFILAVVNLIITVLIWTVIRIGPNGCDSMEFHDSGLLRFKQDSDMGIIHPLYKSTVGGRRNEDLVIVGENQPIVFQQGETKLSVEKNKTSITSDIGMEFVDPRTQNTLFSTDYNTHEFNLPSGVKILNVQRASTERITSNATSDLNIKVDGRAIVRGNEGVFIMGKTIKFSMGRNLELKADNSIILNGSVMINVSRLPNSSHKEQFNNGDWERYKLCMCSDGTLFRIPVKSRNMGCQTSINPCGNTY